A genomic region of Desulfobacterales bacterium contains the following coding sequences:
- a CDS encoding HD domain-containing protein yields MNPEDFKQWIKWFKAYVSGYLTENPDDNHAIRLKEEHTYRVCGNITLLSKKLDLSPGDILLAKTMALFHDLGRFKQYRRYRTFDDRVSQNHAALGVAEIALHNVLSACREPEKGLITSAISHHNAAALPESQDERTLFFMRLLRDADKLDIWRVFCDYYRQRRQRQGEAPNQTIELGLPDLPTCSRAVVAALQAGRYARIEDLRTLNDFKLLQISWVYDLNFQPSFKTLQQRGYIDQIAAEVPQTNEIGNIVKKSLAYMHNFV; encoded by the coding sequence ATGAATCCAGAAGATTTTAAGCAGTGGATCAAATGGTTTAAAGCTTATGTTTCCGGGTATCTTACTGAAAATCCTGACGACAATCACGCCATACGCCTGAAAGAAGAACACACCTATCGCGTTTGCGGCAATATCACCCTGCTTTCCAAAAAGTTGGACCTGTCCCCCGGGGATATCCTGCTGGCGAAAACAATGGCCCTGTTTCACGACCTCGGAAGATTCAAGCAATACCGGCGCTACAGGACATTTGATGACCGGGTTTCTCAAAACCACGCCGCGCTGGGTGTTGCGGAAATTGCGCTCCATAATGTGTTGTCGGCCTGTCGAGAACCGGAAAAAGGACTGATCACCAGCGCCATTTCTCACCATAATGCAGCGGCTTTGCCCGAAAGCCAGGATGAGCGGACGCTGTTTTTCATGCGCTTGCTGCGGGATGCCGACAAACTGGATATCTGGCGGGTATTTTGCGACTATTACCGGCAGCGCCGTCAGCGACAGGGTGAAGCTCCCAATCAAACGATCGAATTGGGCCTTCCGGACTTGCCGACGTGCTCGCGGGCAGTTGTGGCGGCGCTTCAAGCGGGACGCTATGCCCGCATTGAGGATTTAAGAACGCTAAACGACTTTAAACTGCTGCAGATCAGCTGGGTATATGATCTTAATTTTCAACCGTCCTTTAAAACCCTCCAGCAGCGGGGCTATATCGATCAAATTGCAGCGGAAGTGCCCCAAACAAACGAAATCGGGAACATTGTCAAGAAAAGCCTGGCGTATATGCATAATTTCGTTTGA
- the tgt gene encoding tRNA guanosine(34) transglycosylase Tgt: MGNFEIISRADDSKARAGLLRTFHGAIETPVFMPVGTLGTVKSLSPEELVEAGARIILGNTYHLYLRPGCDVIGQFSGLHRFMNWNRAILTDSGGFQIFSLAKLSKTSEDGVMFQSHIDGSTHLLTPEKSIEIQLCLGSDIIMCLDQCIQYPAERRAVREALALTTRWAGRCKDFWDRHSRGADALFGIVQGGMFSDLRSESVAELVEIGFNGYAIGGLSVGEPKDIMLEMAGLTLPQLPGEKPKYIMGVGTPEDLVNLVDMGADMFDCVMPTRNARNGQLFTGCGAINISNACFKHDTEPVESGCQCYACRNYSRAYLRHLYLAKELLSYRLNTIHNVHFYLDLMKRMRAAICDEKFGKFKKDFLSSRI, encoded by the coding sequence ATGGGCAATTTTGAAATTATATCCCGTGCAGACGACTCCAAAGCCAGGGCGGGACTGTTACGAACTTTCCATGGCGCCATTGAAACGCCGGTGTTTATGCCGGTGGGTACACTGGGAACGGTTAAATCGCTGTCTCCGGAAGAACTGGTGGAAGCAGGGGCCCGGATCATTCTGGGAAACACCTACCACCTGTATCTGAGGCCTGGGTGCGATGTGATCGGGCAGTTTTCAGGGCTTCATCGGTTTATGAACTGGAATCGGGCCATTTTGACCGACAGCGGCGGGTTTCAGATTTTTTCCCTTGCCAAACTTTCCAAGACCTCGGAAGATGGTGTTATGTTTCAGTCCCATATTGACGGCTCAACCCATCTGCTTACCCCGGAAAAATCCATTGAAATTCAATTGTGTCTGGGCTCCGATATCATCATGTGTCTGGATCAGTGCATCCAATATCCGGCAGAAAGGAGAGCCGTCCGGGAAGCCCTCGCTTTGACCACGCGTTGGGCCGGGCGGTGCAAGGATTTTTGGGATCGGCATTCCCGGGGAGCGGACGCCCTCTTTGGAATTGTCCAGGGCGGGATGTTCAGCGACCTTCGCAGCGAGTCTGTTGCCGAACTGGTGGAAATCGGTTTTAACGGCTATGCCATCGGCGGTTTAAGCGTGGGCGAACCCAAGGATATCATGCTGGAGATGGCAGGGTTGACGCTGCCGCAACTGCCGGGGGAAAAACCGAAGTATATCATGGGGGTGGGAACACCGGAAGACCTGGTTAACCTGGTTGACATGGGGGCGGATATGTTTGACTGCGTTATGCCCACCCGCAATGCCAGAAACGGGCAGTTATTTACGGGTTGCGGCGCCATCAATATCAGCAACGCCTGCTTCAAACATGATACCGAGCCGGTTGAGTCCGGCTGCCAGTGCTATGCCTGCCGGAACTATTCACGAGCGTATCTGCGGCACCTCTACCTGGCAAAGGAGCTTCTATCCTATCGATTAAATACCATTCATAATGTCCATTTTTATTTAGACCTGATGAAGCGGATGCGGGCGGCCATCTGTGACGAAAAATTTGGAAAGTTTAAAAAGGATTTTCTTAGCAGCCGAATATGA
- the queA gene encoding tRNA preQ1(34) S-adenosylmethionine ribosyltransferase-isomerase QueA, whose product MFSLDDYDYDLPEERIAQQPATQRDQSRLLVMNRRSGALSHRSFIDLDSLLAPSDVLVINNTEVIPGRLYGRKETGGRAEVLILDYAGRRLLEDTADEFECECLVKSSKPARKGSTLHFDQGLAADVLSVKNNIYTLKFRSPGNFEKLLYGIGSVPLPPYIKREENPASTREDRETYQTVYASRRGAIAAPTAGFHFTASMLKKIKAKGIKVIEITLYIGYGTFLPVRVDDIRMHRMHAERYSVSNAAAEAINQARASGSRIIAVGTTCVRTLEFLADRDGKLAGAEGSCDLFIYPGYEFKIVDAVLTNFHLPKSTLLMLISAFAGRDNILNAYREAVDRKYRFYSYGDAMFIA is encoded by the coding sequence ATGTTTAGTTTGGATGACTATGATTATGATCTTCCCGAAGAACGGATCGCCCAGCAGCCGGCAACCCAGCGGGATCAGTCCCGGCTGCTGGTGATGAACCGTCGTAGCGGTGCGCTTTCACACCGCAGTTTTATTGATTTGGACAGCCTGCTGGCGCCTTCCGATGTATTGGTCATAAACAACACCGAGGTGATTCCCGGGCGGCTTTATGGCCGAAAAGAGACCGGCGGCAGGGCCGAAGTCCTGATCCTCGATTATGCCGGCAGGCGTTTGCTGGAAGACACTGCGGATGAATTTGAATGCGAATGCCTGGTAAAATCATCCAAACCTGCCCGGAAGGGATCGACCCTGCATTTTGACCAGGGATTGGCAGCAGACGTTTTAAGTGTTAAAAACAACATCTACACGTTGAAATTCAGATCGCCGGGAAATTTTGAAAAGCTTCTTTACGGGATTGGAAGCGTCCCGCTGCCGCCATACATCAAACGGGAAGAAAATCCGGCGTCCACCCGGGAGGATCGGGAAACATATCAGACCGTTTATGCCTCCCGGCGCGGCGCCATTGCCGCACCGACGGCCGGTTTTCATTTTACGGCGTCTATGTTGAAAAAGATAAAAGCCAAAGGTATAAAGGTCATTGAAATTACGCTCTATATCGGCTACGGAACCTTTCTGCCGGTCCGGGTGGACGACATCCGAATGCACCGCATGCATGCCGAGCGGTATTCGGTTTCAAACGCCGCGGCCGAAGCGATCAACCAGGCCCGGGCATCCGGGAGCAGAATCATTGCCGTGGGGACTACCTGTGTGCGGACGCTTGAGTTTCTGGCCGATAGAGACGGAAAGCTGGCGGGTGCAGAGGGCAGTTGCGATCTTTTTATATATCCCGGGTACGAATTCAAGATTGTGGATGCCGTGCTGACAAATTTTCATTTGCCGAAATCAACCCTCCTGATGCTGATTTCGGCGTTTGCCGGGCGGGACAACATATTAAATGCGTATAGAGAAGCAGTCGACAGAAAATACAGATTTTACAGCTATGGGGATGCAATGTTTATCGCTTAA
- a CDS encoding 4Fe-4S dicluster domain-containing protein: MVPSISRRAFIKGGLAAAGTVAASGVPARAARLDERRQLATLLDISKCVGCEACVEACREVNEEKKPNPRKPFPAMYPPRVKVEDWSDKKDVSDRLTPYNWLFIQSAAVEIDGKEKTLTLPRRCMHCANPPCVKLCPWGAAQQLENGIARIDADICLGGSKCKAVCPWSIPQRQTGTGLYLDLLPSLAGNGVMYKCDRCYDRVADGELPACIEACPEEVQTIGPRPEIIKKAHQLAKETGGYIYGETENGGTNTIYVSPVPFETLNRQIEKGSGRPHLKSVAATMEQADKLVAAMLIAPFAGAIAAAGKYYKMFKSTKEEGAPNE; this comes from the coding sequence GTGGTTCCAAGCATATCGAGAAGGGCATTTATAAAAGGCGGTCTGGCTGCTGCCGGCACGGTTGCCGCCAGCGGAGTGCCGGCGAGGGCGGCAAGACTGGATGAGCGCCGGCAGCTGGCCACCCTCCTTGACATCAGTAAATGCGTTGGCTGCGAAGCCTGCGTTGAGGCCTGCCGCGAAGTCAACGAAGAAAAAAAACCGAACCCCCGAAAACCGTTTCCGGCGATGTATCCCCCAAGGGTGAAAGTTGAAGACTGGTCCGATAAAAAGGATGTCAGTGACCGACTGACGCCTTATAACTGGCTGTTTATTCAAAGTGCTGCTGTTGAAATTGACGGCAAGGAAAAGACCCTGACCCTGCCGCGGCGCTGTATGCACTGCGCCAATCCACCCTGTGTCAAACTGTGCCCATGGGGGGCCGCCCAGCAGCTTGAGAATGGAATCGCCCGGATTGATGCCGATATCTGTCTGGGGGGGTCCAAGTGCAAGGCCGTTTGCCCCTGGAGTATCCCCCAGCGTCAAACCGGCACGGGACTATACCTTGATTTGCTGCCGTCTCTTGCCGGCAACGGCGTGATGTACAAATGCGACCGTTGCTATGACCGGGTGGCTGACGGTGAACTGCCAGCCTGTATTGAAGCCTGTCCGGAAGAGGTCCAGACCATCGGGCCTCGGCCTGAAATTATAAAAAAAGCCCATCAACTGGCCAAAGAAACCGGCGGCTATATCTATGGCGAAACCGAGAACGGCGGGACCAACACGATCTATGTCTCTCCGGTCCCTTTTGAAACGTTAAACCGACAGATCGAAAAGGGAAGCGGTCGCCCCCATCTAAAGTCCGTGGCCGCCACCATGGAGCAGGCCGACAAACTGGTGGCCGCCATGCTGATCGCCCCCTTTGCAGGGGCGATTGCTGCTGCGGGTAAATATTACAAGATGTTCAAATCAACAAAAGAAGAGGGCGCTCCCAATGAATAA
- a CDS encoding NifU family protein, with protein MKEKVQAALNKIRPMLQADGGDVELVGVNDGTVTVRLKGACSGCPMSQMTLKNGIERMLKEQVPGVKTVVSVS; from the coding sequence ATGAAAGAAAAGGTTCAGGCGGCATTGAATAAAATTCGTCCGATGCTTCAGGCTGACGGCGGGGACGTTGAACTGGTGGGGGTCAATGACGGGACCGTAACAGTTCGATTAAAAGGGGCGTGCTCGGGTTGTCCGATGTCACAGATGACCCTTAAAAACGGAATTGAAAGAATGCTCAAAGAACAGGTGCCGGGAGTCAAAACCGTTGTATCTGTGAGCTGA
- a CDS encoding zf-HC2 domain-containing protein codes for MNSHTHDMKFCLAMFEKLSEYIDNELDELTCQDIERHARECIRCKTCLDTLKRTIDLCRNTGDKPLPETFSFRLKEFVQSLS; via the coding sequence ATGAACAGTCATACCCATGATATGAAATTCTGCCTGGCAATGTTTGAAAAGCTTTCCGAATACATCGACAATGAACTGGATGAGCTGACCTGCCAGGACATTGAACGGCACGCCCGGGAATGCATTCGCTGCAAGACGTGCCTGGATACCCTAAAGCGAACCATCGACCTGTGCCGGAATACGGGCGATAAACCGCTGCCTGAAACGTTTTCTTTCAGATTAAAAGAGTTTGTCCAAAGCCTGTCTTAG
- the mobB gene encoding molybdopterin-guanine dinucleotide biosynthesis protein B, whose translation MPPIISIVGKSESGKTTLIEKLIPELKRRGYRIGVIKHAFHEFEFDKPGKDSWRHRAAGADTVLVAAPNSIVMVKNAQGETLDELEGYFRDMDLVLTEGFKHGHKPQIEIFRRERHQHPLSAGNSNLIALVTNADIELKVPTFGLEDIVPLADLIEDKFL comes from the coding sequence ATGCCACCTATTATTTCTATTGTGGGAAAATCCGAGTCGGGCAAGACTACGCTTATCGAAAAACTGATTCCGGAATTAAAGCGGCGGGGGTATCGCATCGGTGTCATCAAGCACGCCTTTCATGAATTCGAGTTCGACAAACCGGGTAAGGACAGCTGGCGGCATAGAGCTGCGGGGGCGGATACGGTTCTTGTGGCGGCGCCCAATTCGATTGTTATGGTCAAGAATGCCCAAGGCGAAACCCTGGATGAACTGGAAGGGTATTTCCGGGACATGGATCTTGTTCTTACCGAGGGGTTTAAACACGGCCATAAACCCCAGATAGAGATTTTTCGCAGGGAACGACATCAGCACCCGCTTTCAGCGGGAAATTCCAATCTGATCGCCCTCGTGACCAATGCCGACATCGAGCTGAAAGTGCCGACGTTTGGGCTGGAAGACATTGTACCCCTGGCTGACCTGATCGAAGACAAATTTTTATGA
- a CDS encoding sigma-70 family RNA polymerase sigma factor: MTINNPKHRKKKDDDSELIEAINSGRKNLFLDLVKRYQHRLYNFGLRMCRDKSDAEDLVQETFFNVFKYLKSFRHETKFKNWLYRIAGSVCIKKRRKSKYAPERELSLEEFIPKEGEPVQTELPAWAAMPIDKLLNAELSDTVQTAIQSLPEKYRLVIVLRDMEDFSTEETAQILKISPANVKVRLYRARLFLKEKLQEYFENEQSYP; encoded by the coding sequence ATGACGATAAACAATCCGAAGCACAGAAAAAAAAAGGATGATGACTCTGAACTGATTGAGGCCATCAATTCCGGCCGGAAGAATCTGTTCCTTGATCTGGTGAAACGTTACCAGCACCGGCTTTATAACTTCGGTTTGCGAATGTGCCGGGACAAAAGCGATGCCGAGGACTTGGTTCAGGAAACATTTTTTAATGTATTCAAATATTTAAAAAGCTTTCGCCATGAAACCAAATTCAAGAACTGGCTGTACCGGATCGCCGGCAGCGTCTGCATTAAAAAACGCAGAAAATCCAAATATGCGCCGGAAAGGGAATTATCCCTGGAAGAATTTATTCCCAAAGAGGGCGAACCGGTTCAGACCGAACTGCCGGCCTGGGCCGCCATGCCCATTGACAAGTTGCTGAACGCTGAATTGTCTGACACCGTTCAAACGGCTATTCAATCGCTACCTGAGAAATATAGACTGGTTATCGTATTAAGGGATATGGAGGACTTTTCAACGGAAGAAACCGCTCAGATTTTAAAGATCAGCCCGGCCAATGTCAAAGTCAGGCTCTATCGGGCGCGTCTTTTTTTAAAGGAAAAACTGCAAGAGTATTTTGAAAATGAACAGTCATACCCATGA
- a CDS encoding DUF2065 domain-containing protein translates to MDFFLCVLGMVMILEGFPYFAFPEKMKIWVQKVLEMPEGTLRKFGFVLMATGLWLVYIGRN, encoded by the coding sequence ATGGATTTTTTTCTATGTGTATTGGGAATGGTAATGATTTTGGAAGGATTTCCCTATTTTGCCTTTCCCGAAAAAATGAAGATTTGGGTTCAAAAAGTACTTGAGATGCCCGAGGGAACCTTGCGAAAATTCGGATTTGTTCTGATGGCAACCGGTCTGTGGCTGGTTTATATTGGCAGGAATTGA